The Winogradskyella schleiferi genome has a window encoding:
- a CDS encoding superoxide dismutase family protein, translating to MKTLKLFVLSCAILSFIACKDNKKDTDATENTEMKEDMDKDMDDSSMEKKLSITLSPKSDSNVEGTINFTEKNGMVTMVGTVTGLEEGQHAIHIHEKADCSASDGTSAGGHWNPTAQPHGAWGDASGYHKGDIGNMTANANGRATITKTTDEWCIGCGDETKDILGKSIIVHIGVDDLKSQPSGAAGARIGCAGIIE from the coding sequence ATGAAAACTTTAAAATTATTCGTATTGTCTTGTGCGATACTATCTTTTATAGCGTGCAAAGACAACAAAAAAGACACAGACGCTACAGAAAATACCGAAATGAAGGAGGACATGGATAAAGATATGGACGACTCTTCAATGGAGAAAAAGCTGAGCATTACGCTTTCGCCTAAAAGCGACAGCAATGTAGAGGGCACTATTAACTTCACAGAGAAAAATGGTATGGTTACAATGGTAGGCACCGTTACTGGATTAGAAGAAGGCCAACACGCCATTCATATTCATGAGAAAGCCGACTGTTCTGCTAGCGATGGCACTTCTGCAGGTGGTCATTGGAATCCTACTGCACAACCACATGGTGCTTGGGGAGATGCTAGTGGTTACCATAAAGGAGACATTGGCAACATGACCGCAAATGCCAACGGACGTGCCACTATCACCAAAACTACAGATGAGTGGTGTATTGGATGTGGAGACGAGACTAAAGATATATTAGGCAAGTCCATAATAGTGCACATTGGTGTCGATGATTTAAAATCCCAACCCTCTGGTGCTGCTGGTGCTCGGATTGGTTGCGCAGGTATTATAGAATAA
- the hemN gene encoding oxygen-independent coproporphyrinogen III oxidase, with protein MSQSLINKYNVAGPRYTSYPTVPYWDMDTFSLAQWKASLKRSFEESNTSEGLSLYIHLPFCESLCTFCGCHKRITKRHEVESPYIKAVLKEWQLYCELLEHKPKIKELHLGGGTPTFFSPEHLNFLISELLKGSDLAENYEFSFEGHPNNTTEAHLQTLFDLGFRRVSFGVQDYNIKVQIAIHRIQPFENVKRVTELARKIGYTSVGHDIIFGLPFQTETDVIETIRKTNALMPDRIAFYSYAHVPWIKGNGQRGFNDNDLPSPESKRLQYETGKQQLEAAGYVEIGMDHFALKTDSLFKAMETKTLHRNFMGYTASKTQAMIGLGVSSISDSWYGFAQNVKSIEEYYHLIDEGIIPVFKGHILNSEDLKIRKHILNLMCNFETSWKDEGLTFEELPEVLMKLKEFEIDGLLQFEIKGVTVMEKGKPFIRNICMAFDLLLQRKKPNTQLFSMTI; from the coding sequence ATGAGTCAATCGTTAATAAATAAGTATAATGTAGCGGGTCCGCGATATACGAGCTATCCAACAGTGCCGTATTGGGATATGGATACCTTTTCCTTGGCGCAATGGAAAGCGTCATTGAAACGCTCGTTTGAAGAAAGTAACACTTCTGAAGGTTTAAGTCTATACATTCATCTACCGTTTTGTGAAAGTCTCTGTACATTTTGCGGATGCCATAAGCGCATTACCAAACGACACGAGGTAGAGTCGCCTTATATAAAAGCGGTTTTAAAAGAGTGGCAATTGTATTGTGAACTATTGGAACACAAACCTAAAATTAAGGAATTGCATCTCGGCGGAGGTACACCGACTTTTTTCTCACCAGAACATCTGAATTTTTTAATTTCTGAGTTGTTAAAAGGTTCTGATTTAGCAGAAAACTATGAGTTCAGTTTTGAGGGCCATCCTAACAATACTACGGAAGCCCATTTACAGACTTTATTCGATTTAGGATTTAGACGTGTTAGCTTCGGTGTACAGGATTATAACATAAAAGTACAGATTGCGATTCACAGAATTCAACCGTTTGAAAACGTTAAACGGGTTACCGAATTGGCTCGTAAAATTGGTTATACCTCTGTGGGACACGATATTATTTTCGGTTTGCCATTTCAAACTGAAACCGATGTTATTGAAACGATCAGAAAGACAAATGCTTTAATGCCAGACCGTATCGCCTTCTACAGTTATGCGCATGTGCCTTGGATTAAAGGAAACGGCCAACGCGGATTTAATGACAACGATTTGCCATCTCCCGAATCTAAGCGTTTGCAATACGAAACAGGAAAACAACAATTGGAAGCTGCGGGTTATGTTGAAATAGGAATGGATCATTTTGCACTTAAAACCGATTCACTTTTCAAGGCCATGGAAACCAAAACTTTGCATCGTAATTTTATGGGTTATACAGCCTCTAAAACACAAGCGATGATCGGTTTGGGCGTATCTTCAATTAGTGATAGTTGGTATGGTTTCGCTCAAAATGTGAAGTCGATTGAGGAGTATTACCATCTAATCGATGAAGGCATTATTCCTGTGTTTAAAGGCCATATTCTGAATTCGGAAGATTTAAAAATTAGAAAACACATCCTGAATCTGATGTGTAATTTTGAAACCTCATGGAAAGACGAAGGTTTAACCTTTGAAGAATTACCGGAAGTCCTCATGAAATTGAAAGAATTTGAAATTGATGGTTTACTTCAATTTGAAATAAAAGGCGTAACCGTCATGGAAAAAGGAAAACCCTTTATAAGAAATATATGTATGGCATTCGATCTGTTATTACAACGAAAAAAGCCAAACACACAGTTGTTTTCCATGACTATATAA
- a CDS encoding universal stress protein yields the protein MKKIIVPVDFSEHSEFALEAAASLSQKFGSELIVLHMLELSNAIITSTHEALSQEAVFYLKLAEQKFETFLDKPYLKDIKVTPIVKHFKVWSEVNEVAQEHNADLIIMGSHGASGIKEVLVGSNTEKVVRHSDIPVLVVKHNPILFDFEDVVFACDFSEEAVKPYLNARATFDKLDAKIHLVYVNSPDGNFKSSSEIDKKIADFLKRADGDLKNMSKVNVVSDYSIEKGILNFSNVIGADVIAVATHGRKGLSHFFEGSVSEDIANHSTLPVMTFKI from the coding sequence ATGAAAAAAATAATTGTACCCGTAGATTTTTCTGAGCATTCAGAATTTGCGCTTGAAGCTGCTGCGAGTTTATCGCAAAAATTTGGATCCGAACTTATCGTGTTGCATATGTTGGAATTATCTAATGCGATTATAACCTCAACCCATGAAGCATTGAGCCAGGAAGCCGTTTTTTATTTGAAATTAGCAGAGCAAAAATTTGAGACCTTTTTAGACAAGCCTTATTTAAAAGATATTAAAGTGACGCCAATTGTTAAGCATTTTAAAGTTTGGAGCGAGGTCAATGAAGTTGCCCAAGAGCACAATGCTGACCTTATTATAATGGGTTCTCATGGTGCTAGTGGCATAAAAGAAGTACTGGTCGGTTCTAACACCGAAAAGGTGGTACGACATTCTGATATTCCGGTGTTAGTGGTTAAACATAATCCTATTTTATTCGATTTTGAAGATGTTGTTTTTGCCTGTGATTTTTCTGAGGAAGCAGTGAAACCTTATCTCAATGCAAGAGCCACGTTTGATAAACTTGATGCTAAGATCCATTTAGTTTATGTGAACTCTCCAGATGGTAACTTTAAAAGTTCTTCAGAGATTGATAAAAAAATAGCTGATTTCTTGAAAAGAGCAGATGGTGATCTAAAAAATATGTCTAAGGTCAATGTAGTTTCAGATTATTCTATAGAAAAAGGCATTTTAAATTTTTCCAATGTTATTGGTGCGGATGTTATTGCGGTCGCCACACATGGCAGAAAAGGCTTATCTCATTTTTTTGAAGGCAGTGTTTCTGAGGATATCGCAAATCATTCTACATTACCAGTAATGACCTTTAAAATATAA
- a CDS encoding sulfite exporter TauE/SafE family protein — protein sequence MLISALILGLLGSLHCVGMCGPIAFMLPVDRSNSFKKVSQIGVYHFGRLLAYSIIGLVFGLVGKSFSLFGIQQQLSIIIGILMIVIVLLPHKTIGKYNLSKPLYKIISKVKSALGKALKKKTADTFLTIGFLNGFLPCGLVYMAVFGSIATGSLFEGSLYMVLFGLGTIPLMTSAIYLGKFLNSTIKQRIQKAIPVFVVIIGALFILRGLGLGIPYLSPAPIVEMASSAVECH from the coding sequence ATGTTAATTTCTGCTCTCATATTAGGCTTATTGGGAAGTTTGCACTGTGTTGGCATGTGTGGCCCAATAGCTTTTATGTTGCCTGTAGATCGTTCTAATTCTTTTAAAAAAGTGAGCCAAATAGGTGTTTACCATTTTGGTCGTCTATTAGCTTACAGTATTATCGGGTTGGTTTTTGGTCTGGTGGGAAAAAGTTTTTCCCTCTTTGGCATACAACAGCAACTTTCTATTATTATTGGGATTTTAATGATTGTTATAGTGCTTTTGCCTCATAAAACTATTGGCAAATACAACCTTTCAAAACCACTTTATAAGATTATTTCCAAAGTAAAATCGGCATTGGGAAAAGCCTTGAAAAAGAAAACCGCAGACACCTTTTTAACTATTGGATTCCTAAATGGCTTTTTACCGTGTGGCTTGGTCTATATGGCTGTATTCGGTTCCATAGCCACTGGCAGCTTGTTTGAAGGCAGTCTATATATGGTGTTATTTGGACTCGGCACCATTCCATTAATGACTTCAGCCATTTACTTAGGTAAATTCTTGAACAGTACGATCAAGCAACGTATCCAAAAGGCGATTCCTGTATTTGTGGTTATCATTGGTGCCTTATTTATTCTTCGTGGTTTGGGTCTTGGGATTCCTTACCTCTCTCCTGCTCCAATTGTAGAAATGGCATCTAGTGCTGTGGAGTGTCATTAA
- a CDS encoding FixH family protein gives MKINWGTAIVIAFVCFISFIMYFVISMSTDKKYDHDLVVEDYYGQELQFQTDIDHEENAKNLKTNIKWKKTNDGIVIQFPEDLDIKNIEGKVFLYRPSNKQLDFETPISLSNHNLLIPDKRLLDGRWNIKVDWKYNTNSYLFKTEISY, from the coding sequence ATGAAAATAAATTGGGGAACAGCAATCGTAATTGCATTTGTATGTTTTATTTCGTTTATCATGTACTTCGTCATTAGTATGAGTACAGATAAGAAATACGACCATGATTTAGTAGTTGAAGATTATTATGGCCAAGAGCTTCAATTTCAAACGGATATTGACCATGAAGAAAACGCCAAAAACTTAAAAACAAATATTAAATGGAAAAAGACCAATGATGGTATCGTTATTCAGTTTCCAGAAGATTTAGATATAAAAAATATTGAAGGAAAAGTGTTCCTATACAGACCATCTAACAAGCAATTAGATTTTGAAACTCCGATTTCACTATCTAACCATAATTTGCTCATACCTGACAAACGCTTGTTGGATGGTCGCTGGAACATTAAAGTAGATTGGAAATATAACACTAATTCTTATCTCTTTAAAACTGAAATCTCATATTAG
- the ccoG gene encoding cytochrome c oxidase accessory protein CcoG, translating into METPENEVFRDSIGTIDEEGKRKWVFPKKPSGPLYDKRKLVSYFLLAFLLAAPFIKINGNQFLLFNILERRFNIFGFPFWPQDFYLFVISMLIGVIFITLFTVGFGRVFCGWICPQTIFMEMVFRRIEYWIDGDRNKQMRLARQKWDAEKIRKRVLKWFIFLVISFIIANVFLAYLIGGDELIKYIVEGPFEHTGTLIPLLIFTAVFYFVFAWFREQVCIIACPYGRLQGVLLDNKSIVVAYDHKRGEAENGRKKFRKNEDRDALGYGDCIDCLQCVNVCPTGIDIRNGTQLECVNCTACIDECNDIMEKINLPKGLIRFASENEIEKKEPFKITARMKGYIAVLTILIGILAGMLLLRSDVEARILRLPGQLYEHKDDGIISNVYTFKLVNKTSKDIDDLIFKLRGWDGTINVVSTSETFSVESQGIAEGTLFIELKQSDLSGDKNEVMIDLYSDGEIIETTSVTFMGPRSFN; encoded by the coding sequence ATGGAAACGCCAGAAAATGAAGTTTTTAGGGATTCTATTGGCACCATCGATGAAGAAGGTAAACGTAAATGGGTATTTCCTAAAAAACCATCTGGACCCTTATATGATAAGCGAAAACTAGTTAGCTACTTTTTATTAGCATTTTTGCTGGCAGCACCTTTCATAAAAATCAATGGTAATCAGTTTCTATTATTTAATATACTAGAAAGGCGTTTCAACATTTTTGGTTTTCCATTTTGGCCTCAAGATTTCTATCTGTTTGTGATTTCAATGTTGATAGGTGTTATTTTTATAACACTTTTCACCGTAGGATTTGGTCGTGTTTTTTGTGGCTGGATTTGCCCTCAGACCATATTCATGGAAATGGTTTTTAGACGTATTGAATATTGGATTGATGGCGATAGAAATAAACAAATGCGTCTGGCTCGTCAAAAATGGGATGCAGAAAAAATTAGAAAGCGTGTCCTAAAATGGTTTATATTTTTGGTTATTTCTTTCATAATTGCCAATGTTTTCTTGGCCTACTTAATTGGAGGCGATGAGCTTATTAAATATATTGTTGAAGGTCCTTTTGAGCATACAGGTACGCTTATACCGTTACTCATTTTTACAGCAGTTTTCTATTTTGTATTTGCCTGGTTTAGAGAGCAAGTTTGTATAATAGCGTGTCCTTACGGTCGATTACAAGGCGTGCTTTTAGATAATAAGTCTATTGTCGTAGCCTACGACCATAAACGAGGAGAAGCTGAAAATGGCAGAAAAAAATTCAGAAAGAATGAAGATCGTGACGCCTTAGGTTATGGCGACTGTATTGATTGTTTGCAATGTGTTAATGTATGTCCGACTGGTATTGATATAAGAAATGGAACACAACTGGAATGTGTGAACTGTACAGCCTGTATAGATGAATGCAACGACATCATGGAAAAGATCAATCTTCCAAAAGGGTTGATTCGTTTTGCAAGTGAAAATGAAATTGAGAAAAAAGAGCCGTTCAAAATTACGGCTCGTATGAAAGGTTACATTGCTGTACTGACCATTTTGATTGGTATCTTAGCTGGTATGTTGTTACTACGTAGCGATGTTGAAGCTCGTATTTTGCGTTTACCAGGACAATTGTATGAACATAAGGACGACGGTATTATTAGTAATGTTTACACCTTTAAATTAGTGAACAAAACGTCTAAGGATATCGATGACCTCATATTTAAGCTCAGAGGATGGGACGGCACCATAAATGTAGTTTCTACGTCAGAAACCTTTAGTGTCGAATCCCAAGGTATAGCCGAAGGCACATTATTTATTGAATTGAAACAGAGTGATTTGTCTGGCGATAAAAATGAGGTTATGATTGACCTTTACAGTGATGGCGAAATAATTGAAACAACATCTGTTACCTTTATGGGACCACGTAGTTTTAATTAA
- a CDS encoding cbb3-type cytochrome c oxidase N-terminal domain-containing protein translates to MRHLIPSYIRVPVIFLAIAGFIEYFVDSGDKPAFMEQPIILLFLLLVLLVLIAIEGIVNSMDNILYQSLDEEAKIRYDLKRAESPKFIRWINRTYNKLLGSKPVEEEGEIILDHNYDGIRELDNNLPPWWIYSFYISIVFAVVYMLRYHVFNADDQFVEYEIEYAEANRAIEEYKKTAKGLVDFNTVEILTESADLNAGKIIFETNCVACHMADGGGGIGPNLTDENWILGGGIKNVFKTISEGGRDGKGMVAWKQSLKPLEMAQVASYVLKFQGTTAANPKDPEGDIWIDATLKDMDTGEAVHDVDIKIEDNVSDSLVKSIDF, encoded by the coding sequence ATGAGACATTTAATTCCATCATACATAAGAGTTCCTGTCATCTTTTTAGCCATTGCAGGATTTATAGAGTACTTCGTAGATTCAGGAGACAAACCTGCATTTATGGAACAACCTATTATACTACTTTTTCTATTATTGGTATTATTAGTACTAATCGCTATAGAGGGTATTGTGAATTCAATGGATAATATTCTCTATCAGAGTTTAGATGAAGAAGCTAAAATTAGATATGATCTAAAACGAGCTGAATCACCAAAGTTTATACGTTGGATAAATAGAACTTATAACAAACTTTTAGGCTCAAAACCAGTAGAAGAAGAAGGAGAAATTATATTGGACCACAATTACGATGGTATTAGGGAATTGGATAATAATTTACCACCATGGTGGATTTACTCCTTCTACATATCCATTGTTTTTGCAGTTGTTTATATGTTACGATATCATGTTTTTAATGCCGACGATCAATTTGTGGAATATGAAATTGAATATGCTGAAGCCAATAGAGCCATTGAAGAGTACAAAAAAACTGCTAAAGGTTTAGTGGATTTTAATACTGTTGAGATATTAACGGAGTCTGCAGATTTAAATGCTGGTAAGATCATTTTTGAAACTAACTGTGTCGCTTGCCATATGGCTGATGGTGGTGGAGGTATTGGACCAAATCTCACCGATGAAAATTGGATTTTGGGTGGTGGCATTAAAAATGTTTTCAAAACGATTTCAGAAGGTGGACGAGATGGTAAAGGTATGGTTGCTTGGAAACAAAGTCTTAAACCTTTAGAAATGGCTCAGGTTGCAAGCTATGTACTAAAATTTCAAGGTACAACAGCTGCTAATCCTAAAGATCCAGAAGGCGATATTTGGATTGATGCGACCTTAAAAGACATGGATACAGGTGAAGCAGTACATGATGTGGATATTAAAATTGAAGACAACGTTTCTGATTCCTTAGTAAAATCAATAGATTTTTAA
- a CDS encoding CcoQ/FixQ family Cbb3-type cytochrome c oxidase assembly chaperone encodes MFKFIKGHLESITGIEIYPMISLLIFFFFFVVLFYWVITAKKDYITTVSNIPLDNQNETEI; translated from the coding sequence ATGTTCAAATTTATAAAAGGCCATTTAGAGAGTATCACAGGAATAGAAATTTACCCAATGATATCACTACTAATATTCTTCTTCTTTTTTGTTGTATTATTTTATTGGGTAATCACAGCTAAAAAAGATTATATAACCACTGTTAGCAATATACCATTAGACAACCAAAACGAAACCGAAATATGA
- the ccoN gene encoding cytochrome-c oxidase, cbb3-type subunit I, which yields MEMQQFYYDNKIVKKFLYATILWGVVGMLVGLILAFMFLFPNLTDGVSWLSFGRLRPLHTNAVIFAFVGNAIFAGVYYSLQRLLKARMFSDLLSNFNFWAWQLIIVGAAITLPLGYTTSKEYAELEWPFDIAIALVWVAFGVNMIATILKRRQRHLYVAIWFYLATFVTVAVLHIFNSLELPVSGLKSYSVYAGVQDALVQWWYGHNAVAFFLTTPFLGLMYYFVPKAANRPVYSYRLSIVHFWSLIFIYIWAGPHHLLYTALPEWAQHLGVAFSVMLLMPSWGGMINGLLTLRGAWDKVRTDPVLKFMVVAITGYGMATFEGPMLSLKNVNAIAHYTDWIIAHVHVGALAWNGFLTFGMVYYLIPKLFKTRLYSIGLANVHFWIGTLGIMLYALPMYVAGFAQASMWKQFNPDGTLVYGNFLETVTEIMPMYWMRAIGGTLYITGMLVLVYNVIMTVVKSDHKVTDELAEAPALKRVSKGRIAGEGWHTWLERKPVLLTIYATIAILIGGIVQIVPTIVVKSNIPTISSVKPYTPLELEGRDLYIREGCVGCHSQMVRPFRSEVERYGEYSKAGEYVYDHPFLWGSKRTGPDLHRVGGKYSDNWHFNHMYDPQTTSTGSIMPSYKWLIVGEGAKLDKSLTEKKMETMVTLGVPYTEEDIANAQTSMLEQGTQIEKNLYGDPDFVASYEADKAASGEGFVEMRNREIVALIAYLQRLGTDIKVKDIIEETAQN from the coding sequence ATGGAAATGCAACAATTCTATTACGATAATAAAATCGTTAAAAAATTCCTTTACGCTACCATTCTCTGGGGAGTTGTTGGGATGCTAGTAGGTCTAATTTTGGCCTTCATGTTTTTATTCCCAAATCTAACTGATGGTGTTTCTTGGCTTAGTTTTGGTCGTTTAAGACCATTACATACAAACGCAGTTATTTTTGCCTTTGTAGGTAATGCTATTTTTGCAGGTGTTTATTACTCACTACAACGATTGCTAAAAGCTAGAATGTTTAGTGATTTATTAAGTAATTTTAATTTTTGGGCATGGCAACTTATCATTGTTGGCGCTGCAATTACATTACCGCTTGGTTATACAACCTCAAAAGAATATGCTGAACTAGAATGGCCTTTTGATATCGCCATTGCTTTAGTTTGGGTGGCTTTTGGTGTAAATATGATTGCAACAATCTTAAAACGTCGTCAACGTCACTTATATGTTGCAATTTGGTTTTATCTGGCTACTTTTGTTACGGTTGCAGTGCTTCATATCTTTAATAGTCTAGAATTACCTGTAAGCGGATTAAAAAGTTATTCTGTTTATGCTGGTGTTCAAGATGCCTTAGTACAATGGTGGTATGGACACAATGCGGTTGCATTTTTCTTAACAACACCATTCTTAGGGTTGATGTATTATTTTGTACCTAAAGCAGCAAATAGACCTGTTTATTCTTATAGACTTTCAATTGTTCACTTTTGGTCGTTGATCTTTATATACATTTGGGCTGGTCCTCACCATTTATTATATACAGCTTTACCAGAATGGGCGCAGCATTTGGGTGTCGCATTCTCAGTGATGTTATTAATGCCTTCTTGGGGTGGAATGATCAACGGATTATTAACCTTGCGAGGCGCATGGGACAAAGTACGAACTGATCCTGTTTTAAAATTTATGGTGGTAGCCATTACAGGTTATGGTATGGCAACCTTTGAAGGTCCAATGTTATCCCTAAAAAATGTTAATGCCATTGCGCATTATACGGATTGGATTATTGCTCACGTTCACGTAGGCGCTTTAGCTTGGAACGGTTTCCTAACTTTTGGTATGGTATATTATCTTATTCCAAAATTATTTAAAACTAGGCTCTATTCTATAGGTTTGGCTAATGTCCATTTCTGGATTGGTACATTAGGAATTATGTTGTATGCTCTACCAATGTATGTTGCCGGTTTTGCACAAGCTAGTATGTGGAAACAATTTAATCCAGATGGTACTTTAGTTTATGGTAACTTTTTAGAAACCGTAACCGAAATTATGCCTATGTATTGGATGCGTGCTATTGGTGGTACACTTTATATTACAGGTATGTTAGTCTTAGTTTACAACGTTATCATGACTGTTGTAAAATCTGACCATAAAGTTACTGACGAGTTAGCAGAAGCTCCTGCCTTAAAGCGTGTATCAAAAGGCCGTATTGCAGGAGAAGGCTGGCACACTTGGTTAGAACGTAAACCTGTACTTTTAACCATATATGCAACTATAGCAATTCTGATTGGTGGTATTGTTCAAATTGTACCAACGATTGTTGTAAAATCAAACATCCCAACTATTAGCAGTGTGAAACCTTATACGCCTTTAGAACTTGAAGGAAGAGATTTGTACATTAGAGAAGGTTGTGTTGGGTGTCATTCTCAAATGGTACGTCCATTTAGATCTGAGGTAGAACGCTATGGAGAATACTCTAAGGCAGGTGAATATGTTTATGATCATCCTTTCCTTTGGGGAAGTAAGCGTACAGGACCAGATTTACATCGTGTTGGTGGAAAATACTCAGATAACTGGCATTTTAATCACATGTATGATCCTCAGACCACATCTACTGGTTCTATTATGCCATCGTATAAATGGCTTATTGTCGGTGAAGGTGCAAAACTGGATAAGTCCTTGACAGAAAAGAAAATGGAAACTATGGTAACGCTAGGTGTTCCATATACAGAAGAAGATATTGCAAATGCGCAAACTTCCATGTTAGAGCAAGGCACACAAATTGAGAAAAACCTTTATGGTGATCCAGATTTTGTAGCCTCTTATGAAGCGGATAAAGCCGCTTCTGGTGAAGGGTTCGTAGAAATGCGAAACAGGGAAATAGTTGCCTTGATCGCTTATTTACAGCGTCTTGGAACCGATATTAAAGTTAAGGATATTATTGAAGAAACTGCTCAAAACTAA
- the ccoS gene encoding cbb3-type cytochrome oxidase assembly protein CcoS has translation MSVIYILLTVSVVVGVTFFVIFIMAVRSGQYDDDYTPSVRMLFEDELVKEQTNTTKQTKTD, from the coding sequence ATGAGTGTTATTTATATTTTATTAACGGTAAGCGTTGTTGTTGGCGTGACTTTCTTTGTCATTTTTATAATGGCTGTTAGGTCTGGTCAGTACGATGACGATTATACACCATCGGTACGTATGCTTTTTGAAGACGAACTTGTAAAAGAACAAACCAATACAACTAAACAAACAAAAACTGACTAA